In a single window of the Desulfuromonadales bacterium genome:
- a CDS encoding alpha/beta hydrolase, whose product MSRRTVIRQLAPALFLAAGLFAPATTEGALEQRYIYFPDRQLVATPAAVGLDYEEVRFAAADGTALHGWYLSGAAGRPLVVFCHGNAGNISHRLESLELLHGLGLSVFIFDYRGYGQSAGTPSEEGTYADARGALAWLRQRGWPPSRLLYFGESLGAAVAVQLALEHPPAGLVLEAPFTSITAMGRHHYLLLHLLLGWLLDARYDNLAKIGRLRSPLLIIQGEADTIVPPAMARRLYAAASEPKTLRLIPGAGHNDLLYVDGKAWRDAWREFLGKIPRIPEDAAAQGKRQ is encoded by the coding sequence ATGAGCCGACGAACAGTGATCCGTCAACTGGCCCCCGCCCTGTTTCTGGCGGCGGGTCTGTTCGCCCCGGCGACGACGGAGGGCGCCCTGGAGCAGCGCTACATCTATTTTCCCGACCGCCAACTGGTCGCCACCCCGGCGGCGGTGGGGCTCGACTACGAGGAGGTGCGCTTCGCCGCCGCCGACGGCACCGCCCTGCACGGCTGGTACCTCTCCGGGGCGGCTGGCCGCCCCCTGGTCGTCTTCTGCCACGGCAACGCCGGCAATATTTCACACCGCCTGGAAAGCCTGGAGCTGCTGCACGGCCTCGGCCTGTCCGTCTTCATTTTCGACTACCGGGGATACGGACAGAGCGCGGGGACGCCAAGCGAAGAAGGAACCTACGCCGACGCCCGCGGGGCGCTCGCCTGGCTGCGGCAGCGCGGCTGGCCCCCCTCCCGGCTGCTCTACTTCGGCGAATCCCTCGGCGCCGCCGTCGCCGTCCAGCTCGCCCTGGAGCATCCGCCCGCCGGCCTGGTCCTGGAAGCCCCCTTCACCTCCATCACCGCCATGGGACGGCATCATTACCTCCTGCTGCATCTCCTGCTGGGCTGGCTGCTCGACGCCCGTTACGACAATCTGGCCAAAATCGGCAGGCTCCGCTCCCCCCTGCTGATCATCCAGGGCGAGGCGGATACCATTGTGCCGCCCGCCATGGCCCGCCGCCTGTACGCGGCGGCAAGCGAGCCGAAAACGTTACGCCTCATCCCCGGCGCCGGCCACAACGACCTGCTCTACGTCGATGGCAAAGCCTGGCGGGACGCCTGGCGGGAGTTTCTCGGCAAAATTCCCCGTATCCCCGAAGACGCAGCTGCGCAGGGAAAACGCCAATAA
- a CDS encoding response regulator, whose protein sequence is MRRIVVIDDCRLTLAIARDILEQGGYEVFTAESGIDANNIIYGAARPDLILLDVEMPMLRGDRKVQLLKKSERSRDIPVVLISNRPAAELAAIARACGADGYLVKPLRKDSLLEHLSRFVP, encoded by the coding sequence ATGCGGCGGATTGTGGTGATCGACGACTGCAGGCTGACTCTGGCCATTGCCAGGGACATCCTCGAGCAGGGGGGGTACGAAGTCTTTACCGCCGAGTCGGGGATCGACGCCAACAACATCATCTACGGAGCGGCGCGTCCGGATCTGATCCTGCTCGACGTGGAAATGCCGATGCTGCGCGGGGATCGCAAGGTGCAGTTGCTCAAGAAGTCGGAACGTTCCCGCGACATACCGGTCGTCCTCATCTCCAACCGGCCCGCGGCGGAACTGGCGGCGATTGCCCGCGCCTGCGGTGCCGATGGTTACCTCGTCAAACCGTTACGCAAGGATTCCCTTCTCGAACACCTTTCCCGGTTTGTTCCGTAA
- a CDS encoding EAL domain-containing protein, which yields MPSRQPDEAAPRTAREGDELALCRVRLTHIQRIAGLGSWEWQPEADTLWWSAEVFRIFGQEEDRCVPSCAAFFAGIHPDDREAVGAALRGALKQRLPLNIEFRIVRPDGRLCFVHTQGELTSFGAGRPTVMIGTLQDVTERRETENRLRLLKEAVECLPIGITITGVDGKILYTNPAEASIHGYTVAELLHREAGQLAPPSLQSPMSLEKIEKIGLWRRETLNVRKTGEVFPVQLSSVAVRNADGDFLGMITACEDITERKASEERIVQLAYHDTLTGLPNRWMFQDRLSQALAAAGRDGRQVGVMFLDLDHFKDVNDTLGHEFGDKLLRAVAQRLAASTREADTLARLGGDEFVVILTHLMDQQGVAAAVERIQAGFRKPFELEGRQIYSGASIGIAIYPKDGKDVASLLQSADMAMYHAKGLGRQTHHFYSREMNQSVRRKVALENGLRRALEREEFHLVFQPQWDLPSGTLIGLEALLRWDSADFGPIPPASFIPLAENSGLIYLIGEWVLRSACTQVAAWLAAGHAVPRVAVNISGHQFKRPDFLAVVDAILRETGTPPQHLELEFTESVLMEEAGRSADILRALKGRRIHLSIDDFGTGYSSLSCLRHFPIDRIKIDRSFVADLAGNPDGSSLVEAIIAMGRSLGLKVMAEGVENREQFEFLTLRGCDEAQGFFFARPLPAEALTAALVDGRLSQPAGAADEMPGGESANGDSANCRP from the coding sequence ATGCCAAGCCGCCAACCAGACGAGGCTGCGCCGCGAACCGCCCGCGAGGGGGACGAACTCGCCCTCTGCCGGGTCCGGCTGACCCATATCCAGCGCATCGCCGGTCTGGGCAGCTGGGAATGGCAGCCCGAGGCCGACACCCTCTGGTGGTCGGCCGAGGTCTTCCGGATTTTCGGCCAGGAGGAAGACCGCTGTGTGCCCTCCTGCGCCGCATTTTTCGCCGGCATTCATCCCGATGACCGCGAGGCCGTCGGTGCCGCCCTGAGAGGAGCACTGAAGCAGCGCCTCCCTCTGAACATCGAATTCCGCATCGTACGGCCCGACGGTCGCCTGTGCTTCGTCCATACCCAGGGGGAGTTGACCTCTTTCGGCGCCGGCCGGCCGACGGTCATGATCGGCACCCTCCAGGACGTCACCGAGCGCCGGGAGACGGAGAACCGCCTGCGTCTGCTCAAGGAAGCGGTCGAGTGCCTGCCGATCGGCATCACCATCACCGGCGTCGACGGCAAAATCCTCTATACCAATCCCGCTGAGGCGTCCATCCACGGCTATACGGTCGCTGAACTGCTGCACCGCGAAGCCGGCCAATTGGCCCCGCCCAGCCTGCAATCCCCCATGTCTCTGGAAAAAATCGAGAAGATCGGCCTGTGGCGGCGGGAAACGTTAAACGTCCGCAAGACCGGCGAGGTGTTTCCCGTGCAGCTCTCTTCGGTCGCCGTCCGCAACGCCGACGGCGACTTCCTGGGGATGATCACCGCCTGCGAGGACATCACCGAACGCAAGGCGAGCGAAGAGCGGATCGTCCAGCTGGCCTATCACGACACGCTCACCGGCCTGCCGAACCGCTGGATGTTCCAGGACCGCCTGAGCCAGGCGCTGGCCGCGGCGGGGCGCGACGGGCGACAGGTGGGGGTGATGTTTCTCGACCTCGACCACTTCAAGGACGTCAACGACACCCTCGGACACGAGTTCGGCGACAAGCTGCTGCGGGCGGTGGCCCAGCGGCTCGCCGCCTCGACCCGGGAGGCCGATACTCTGGCGCGGCTGGGCGGTGACGAATTCGTCGTCATCCTCACCCACCTGATGGATCAGCAAGGGGTGGCGGCGGCGGTCGAGAGAATCCAGGCGGGCTTCCGGAAGCCGTTTGAGCTGGAGGGGCGGCAAATCTACAGCGGCGCCAGCATCGGCATCGCCATCTATCCGAAGGACGGCAAGGATGTGGCCAGCCTGCTGCAGAGCGCTGACATGGCGATGTATCATGCCAAGGGGCTCGGGCGCCAGACCCATCACTTCTACTCCCGGGAGATGAACCAAAGCGTCCGCCGGAAAGTTGCCCTGGAAAACGGGCTGCGCCGGGCGCTGGAACGGGAGGAATTCCATCTCGTTTTTCAGCCCCAGTGGGATCTGCCCAGCGGAACCCTGATCGGCCTCGAGGCGCTGCTCCGCTGGGACAGCGCCGACTTCGGCCCGATCCCGCCGGCCAGCTTCATCCCTCTGGCCGAGAACTCCGGACTCATCTACCTTATCGGCGAATGGGTCCTGCGCAGTGCCTGTACCCAGGTGGCGGCCTGGCTGGCTGCCGGGCATGCCGTGCCGCGGGTGGCGGTGAACATTTCAGGGCACCAGTTCAAGCGTCCGGATTTTCTCGCTGTAGTGGATGCCATCCTCCGGGAAACGGGGACGCCGCCACAGCACCTGGAGCTCGAATTCACCGAGAGTGTCCTGATGGAAGAAGCCGGCCGCTCCGCCGACATCCTGCGGGCGCTCAAAGGCCGACGCATCCACCTGAGCATCGACGACTTCGGTACCGGGTACTCATCGCTGAGCTGTCTGCGGCATTTCCCCATCGACCGGATCAAAATCGACCGCTCCTTTGTCGCCGATCTGGCCGGCAACCCCGATGGTTCGTCGCTCGTCGAGGCGATCATCGCCATGGGTCGCAGCCTCGGGCTGAAGGTCATGGCGGAAGGGGTGGAAAACCGCGAGCAGTTCGAGTTCCTCACGCTGCGCGGCTGCGACGAGGCGCAAGGCTTCTTCTTCGCCAGGCCGCTGCCTGCCGAAGCGCTGACCGCAGCTCTGGTCGATGGCAGGTTGTCGCAGCCGGCCGGTGCCGCCGACGAAATGCCCGGAGGGGAGTCGGCAAACGGGGACTCAGCGAATTGCCGGCCGTGA